The following is a genomic window from Campylobacter lari subsp. lari.
TGGAAAATTTGGAGGAATTGGCGAAAATGCACTAAGTCGCATAAAAGGTGATATAGAGCTTAAAATACCTGTTTTTTCAAATTTTACTTGTGAATATGAAGTGTTGCAAAAAGATGCAAATATTTTAGCAAAAGAACTTAATGATATAGATGTGGTGTATTTGGATCCACCTTATAATCAACATCCTTATGGATCAAATTATTTTATGTTAAATTTAATAGCAAATTATAAAAAACCTAATGAAATTTCTAAAATTTCTGGCATACCAAAAGATTGGAATAGAAGTGTTTTTAACAAACACAAACACGCTGAAGATGCTTTATATGAATTAATCAATGATATAAAAGCAAAAATTGTTTTACTTTCTTATAATTGTGAAGGTTTTGTAAAAAAAGAAAAGTTTTTAAAACGCTTGCAAAAATTTGGAAAATGTGAAATTTTAGAACAAAAATACAATGCCTTTAGGGCTAGTAGAAATCTCTCTAAACGCTCTATGCATATACAAGAACAACTTTATGTTTTAAAAAAATATTAATCATGCATATATGCGTTTAATTGCTCAAAAAGTTTTTCTTTTAAGGCAAGAGGTTTTTGTATCTTAATATATGGTATCCAATATCTTATCAAATTTAAAAGCTCATCATCATAAGTATAAAATGCCTTGATATAAATGAAATTTTCATCCTCATCTACGCATTCGTATTTAGCAAGGGCATTTTTTCTTAAGAAGTATTCTTTGGCTTTTTTATCAAGTTTTAAAATAGCTTCTTTGTTTTCTTTGCTTATCCAATTGCTTTGATTTTTTTGAATTTGCTTTAAAAAGTCTTCTTTTAAAGCGAAATTTTCTTTTTTTTCTATATATAATCTTGTGATTTTAGAAAAAGTAAAGGTTTTTAAAGTGCCACTTTCATCTGCTAAAAGATACCATATGTTTTCGATGTTTATAAGTTTGTAAGGATTTACATGGCGATTTTTGTCTTTATAGCAAAATTTTATAGGATGATTTGCTATGATGGCTGCGCTTAATTTTTCAAAAATTTCTCTATCAAGTGTTTCGTAATTTTGAGTTTTGACTAAAAAGGCTTTGTTGATTTTTTCATTAAGTAAATCGTTTAAAAATTCTTTATCTAAACTAGGATAAAGCTTGCCTATGCCACTTAATATGGCAAAATTTTGTATATCTTTAAAGCTTAATTTTCCTAAAACATAACTTTCTAAAAAATACTTTCCATTCTCTTTTTTTATAGGGATAAAAGCAAGGCGATCATGCAAGTCTCTTTGTATAGTGCGAATGCTGACATTAAATTCTTGCGCAAGCTCTTCTAAGCTAAAACGCTCGCCGTTGTTTAAATACTGCAATATAGCTACCAAGCGTGTAGAAAGCTTGTCTTTATCCATGCAAAAACCTTTTTTGTTTTTGCTTATTTTAGCAAATCTTTGATGTTTTGTTTGCTATAAATTATATTGGCTTACTTATCAAATTATGTTTGTGTTTTTGATATCATAAAGTGTTGTTATAATTTTGGTTGAGGTGTCATATTTCCAGTGTTTATCAAAAATGGTTTTTACTTTATCACATCCATTGATATCCAAAAGATAAAATTTATTTTCTTGCTCTCTTTGTTTTTCCATTTGTTTTAAAATTTTATTATCTATATCACCAAAAAATCCATCGGAAATAACAAGTAAATCAGACCTTTCAAAACCATCTTCTTGCATTTTCTTTACACCTTCTTTTAAGGCTATGCTTACATCAGTTCCTCCATTAAAACTAAAACATAAAAAATCAAATAGTTTTTTCATACCTTTTGAAAGATCGATTTCTTCGCATTTTGTTTTTGTACTAAAATTTATCAAATAACAAGCGCTTTTTTCTTTTAGTGCTTTCTTGACCATATAATATGTAATTCCTTTAGCGATGATTTCAGGCTGGCCATCCATGGATCCACTACTATCTACACAAATTATTATAGCTCCTTTATTTTTATGATTTTGCATTTTGTTTATATAGCCTTGTTTTTCAAAGCAAAAAAGTCTATTTTCTAAGTATTTTAAAACAAACAAATTTTCCAAATCTTCATCATTTAAAAGTCCAAGTTCTTGCGCTAGTAATTCTTCCAAATTTCTTCCTAAAATAACCCCTTTGATTTCTTCTTTAGATTCTTTACTGGTCTTTTGAGCATTATTGTTAAGATTACTATCGTTTTTTCCTTCTTTATTATCATCATTTCTTGACTTTCCTAACAAATCACAAATTTCTTTTAAGGCGTGATTATTTTTGATAATTTCAAAATAATCTATTATAGATTTTATGCTTAGCTTTTTTTCGCATCCTGTATTATTTCCATAATATGGATTTTTATCGTGAAAATCCTTAATGAATTCAAGTTTGAAATTTTCTAATATATTTTCTATGTTATTAGCATTAGTTTCAAAAAAATCATTTTTTGAAACACTTATTGCTTTATTACCTTCACAATTTTCACTTCCTAAAATATTTTCTTTCTCTATTTTTTCCATTAAAATACAAACTTGTTTATTATAGTGCTTTAAAAATTTTTCTTCGTATTTTTTGATTTTCTTGTTTAATTCTTCGTTCCAAATTTTTAGTAGAAAATCTCTAAGTTCTTTTTGTGATTTATTTGTATTTTCTAGACTATCTAGTATAAAATCTATATTTTTTCTATTGTATTTTCTAAATTCTGTAAGATCTTTTAATATGATTTTTTTTTGGGTTCTTGCTATAATTTCTCTATAAGATAATATTTTTTTCTCTTCTATAAAAAGACGAAATCCTTTCATCTTTTTAATATATACATGTAATTGATCTAAAAAATCAGTAATTTTAGATCTTATATTGGGATTTTTTATTTTTTGTATTTTTTCTAGTATTGTTATCATTATATAAACTTTCAGTTATTTAGATAAAATTTTAAATCTTGTTTGTATTTTTGTGTTTAGACATATGGTGTTTGGAAGCCTCATTTGACATATTCCACTTTTCTAATGATTGGTTAAAATTTGTACAACCATAAAACATATTATCCATATAAACAACATTACTCACATCCCATTCTTCTAATGGTTGGTTAAAATTCACACAACCACAAAACATATTGCTCATATTAGTCACATTACTTACATTCCATCCTTCTAATGATTGATTAAAATTTGCGCAACAATAAAACATATCGCTCATATTGGTTACATTACTCACATCCCATTCTTCTATACCAGAAAAATCTTTTCTTTTTGAATTATTAAATAAGTTGCTCATGTCCGTGATATTTGACACATTAATATCACCTAAATTTACATGTTGATTGTTTATTAGATCTATTAATTCTTCTTTGTTTTTCGGAAAATATTTATAAGTTTTATGTTTTTGATTTTTAATGATATTGATATTGTATAGTATTTGTTCTATTTTCATTGATTCATATTTTATATTTTCTGATAACTTATTGAAATAACTTAAATATGTTTTATAAGAATAATCACTTAAAAATATATTCAATTCTTTTTGTTTTTCTTGTATTTTTTGCTCTAAATCAATGATATTTTTTTGAATACTTTGAAGTTTTGGCAAAAAATTATCGCTAGATTTTTGTTTTTCTTGAAGAGATTTCTTTTTGTTTTGTATCACTGTATCAAATTTGTTTTCTAAATCCAAGATAGCGTTTTTTATCTTAATAAAATCATTGCTAAATGAAAGATTTTTTTGCAGTATTTCTTTGATTATGATTTTATCTTTTTCATTGCTCCATAAACAATGTTCTAATAAAGCTAAGTCTATAGGCAATATTTCATTTCTATCGTTTAGATAGGCACATACAGCTAGTAATTCAGCCACGCTTTTATATCTTCTATCTGATATATAAATTAACTCATCTATATCTTCTAAGTTTTGATTATGTAGTTCTATGTCTGATTTTATATTTAAAAGTATCTCTAAAGCTTCTTTGCTAAAACAAATTTCTTGGCTTTTGGTTTGTATAATGTGTAAATCATCTAAGCTTATAAATTCTTGCAAGTTTATAGGCTCTTGCTTGCGTTTTTGCACCAAATTCTCAAAACTCTCTCTTTGCTCTAAAGGCAATACCTCATATCTTATAAGCATTCTATCATACAAAGTTTCTAAGCCTTGATTAGCTGCAGGAAATTCATTAGAAGCACATATAAGTCCATATAAAGGAACTTCTATATTATCTTCTCCATCTTTATAAATTTTCTCATTGATAATAGTTAATAAAGTATTTAATATAGCAGGAGAACTTTTCCAAATTTCATCTAAGAAAGCAAAATTTGCACAAGGTAAATATCCTTTAGTTACTCTTTTTAATTTATTCTCTTTTAAGGCTTTAATGTCTATAGGTCCAAATACTTCTTCTGGTGTAGAAAACCTATTCATCAAATAAGTAAAAAAATGATTATCTTCTCCAAAGGCTAAAGCACTTCTTCTTGTTATCATACTTTTAGCTGTTCCAGGAGGTCCATATAAAAATATAGATTTACCTGAAAAAAATGCTAATAAAACAAGTTTTATTACTTCATCTCTTTCTAATAATCCTTTGTTTAATTCTTGTATGATATTTTGTATTTTATTTGCATAAGACATTTGTTTATCCTTTCGTTGTTTAGATAAATTTATAAATGATGTTTATATTTTTTGTGAAAATTATATTTAACTCTTGCGACAAGCTGTGTCATATAAAATTTAATTTTTCTAAAGCATAACTATAGTAAAATCTTAGCTTTCTTTTATGAAAAAATTTATCCAAAGGATACACATGCCAAAAATGAAAAGCGTTAAAAGTGCTGTTAAACGCTTCAAAGTAGGTAAAAATAAAATTAAAAGAGGCTCAGCTTTTAGAAGCCACATTTTGACTAAAAAACCTGCTAAAAGAATGCGTGATCTTCGCACTTCTAAGTATGTTCATTCAACCAATGTTAAAGCGGTTGAAAAAATGTTAGGAATTTAAGCTCGCTTAAATTTAGTTTTTGACAAAAAGTCATTCAAACTCCCCTTATTAGAGGGCAAGATTCGTTTAACGAACGCCAATTTGTGAAAGGATAAATATGGCAAGAGTAAAAACAGGTGTTGTAAGACGCCGCAGACATAAAAAAGTTTTAAAACTTGCGCGTGGTTTTTATAGTGGTCGCCGCAAACACTTTAGAAAAGCTAAAGAACAATTAGAAAGAAGTTTGGTTTATGCGTATCGTGATAGACGCCGCAAAAAACGTGATTTCCGTCGTCTTTGGATAGTACGTATCAATGCAGCTTGCAGACTAAATGATATTAGTTATTCAAAATTTATAAATGGTCTTAAAAAAGCAGGCGTTGAGCTTGATAGAAAAATCTTAGCTGATTTAGCGATGAATGACGCAGCTGCTTTTGCTAAAATCGCAGATGCTGCTAAAAAAGCACTTTAATCTTACCACAAGGCTTTTTGCAAGCCTTGTTCTTTTTTGTTTTCTTCCTTTAAATTTCCTTTTTGCAAAAGATATTTTACTTTTTAAAGTTTATGATGAAAAAGCATTTAAAGATGTAAATTTAAGCCATTATTTAATGAGTGAAAAACTCGATGGTGTTAGAGGACTTTGGGATGGCAAAACTATGCAAACAAGAGCGCAAAATCTTATAAAACTTCCTTTATTTTTCACAAAAAACTTTCCTAAATTTGAATTAGATGGAGAGCTTTGGATAAAAAGAGCCTCTTTTGAAGAAATTTCATCTTTGGTGCGCCAAGAAAATGCTGATGATAAACTTTGGGAAAAAGTAAGTTATAATGTCTTTGATGTACCAAATGCTTGTGAAGAATTTAAGCTTGAGCCTTGCACTTTAGAGGCAAGATTAGAAGTTTTAAAAAAATATTTGGCTAAAAATCCTAATGATTTTATAAAAATCATCCCACAAATTCGCATAAATGATAAAAAACATTTAGAGCAATTTTACCAAGATATCATTTCTAAAAAAGGTGAGGGTGTGATCATAAGATCAAACAACGCACCTTATGAAAAGAAAAGATCAAACAATGCTTTTAAATTAAAACCTTTTGATGATGCAGAATGTGTAGTGCTAAAGCATTTTGAAGGTAAGGGTAAATTTGAAGGTAAAATGGGCTCATTGCTTTGCGAAGCTAATATCAATGATAAAAAAGTAAATTTTAAAATAGGTTCAGGTTTTAAAGAAAGTGATCGTTTAAATCCTCCACCAATTGGTTCTATCATCACTTTTAAGTACAATGGCTTAAGCAAAAATGGCAAGCCAAAATTTGCTAGCTTTTTAAGAGTACATGAAAATAGCGCTTTAAAGTAAAAGTAAATTTTAACTTTTCTTTAAAAAAGCACTAAAGCAAAGATAAAACACAAAAGCTATACAAGCACTTGCTATGATACAAGCTCCACTTGCAAGATTATAATAAAAACTCACAAAAAGCCCTATCACACAAAAACTTATGCTCAAAAGCGTAGAGATGATCATCATTTGACCAAGCTTTTTAGAAAAGCTCTCAGCGATAAATGCAGGTATGCTAAGCAAAGCTATCACAAGTATAAGTCCTACTACTTTGATACTTATAACGATACAAAAAGCCATCATTGCGATTAAAAGATAATGAAAAAGATTAATTTTAACCCCTCTTAAGCTTGCAAATTCTTTATCAAAGCTTAGAATTTCAAATTGGCGGTAAAAAAGCAATGCTAAAATGATAAAAATCACATCAATCACTGCAAATAAAACTATATCTTGCGTAGGTACAGACAAAATACTACCAAATAAATACCCCATTAAATCACCATTATAACCAGGGGTTAAGTCTATAAGTATGATCCCAACAGCCATTCCAAAAGCCCATATAACACCGACTATATTGTCACTTCTAAAAGGGTATTTTTGCACTAAAAACGCTACAAGCAAAGCTAAAAAAAGAGTAAACAAACTCGTGCTAACAAGTACTGGCAAACCAAAATAAAATGCTATACCTATACCTCCAAAAGCCCCATGCGTAATGCCTCCTGCCATAGAGCTTAAGCGGTTGATCATGATCAAAGTCCCTATAATCCCACAAGCGATGCTAGTTAAAAATGCAGCCAAAAAAGCATTTTGTATAAAAGAGTTAGATAAAAGTTCAAGCATGGTTTTTTCCTTCACAGCAACACTGCTCCAAGCTAAGCTCCACATCACAAAAATGCGTGTGATTTTGGCTTAAATGTGCTAGTAAATGTGCCTTTTTTTCAGGGGTGTTTTCATGCAAGAATAATTCTTTATTTAAATATGCGATTTTGTTTGCATAAGCTAAGCTTACATTTAAATCATGGCATATTACTATCACACCAACCCCGCTTTCGTGTAATTTTTTCAAAAGCTCAAAAATCTGCACCGAGCCTTTAGTATCTATACTTGCGGTAGGCTCATCAAGGATCAAAAGCTTGCATTCACTTGCTAGGGCTCTTGCTATATAAACTCTTTGTCTTTGGCCTCCGCTTAATTCGTTGATTTTTTTATCCCAAAAATTTCTCATACCTACTTTTTCTAGAGCTATTAAGGCTTGCTCTTGATCTTTTTTGGTATAAAAACCAAAGAATTTTTTATCCACCCTTCCCATCATTACCACTTCTAGCACGCGCACTGGAAAGTTTGGATTGGCTAAAGTATTTTGTGGGACATAGCCTATATCTTTTAAGCTCAAGTTTTCAAAGTTTATGTTTTTTTGGCTATTTAGCAAGCCTAGTATGAGTTTTAAAAGCGTAGATTTGCCCCCGCCATTTGGCCCTACTATGGCTAAAAAATCTTTGCTTTCATAGTTTAGGTTGATATTTTTTAAAACCTCATCTTGATTATATGAAAAGTTTAAATTTTTAATATTGATTTTTATCATTGTAAAACGCTTGCTATATTTTTTGCATCTTTTAAAAGCTCATTTTTATAATCATTTGGCAAATGATCAAGTTCTATGATTTTAAGATTATAACTACTCGCCATAGCTTTAATAGTATTGTTATTAGCTCCTTTAGGTACAAAAATAGCTTTTATTTGCTCTTTTTGTATGAGTTTTGCAAGCTTGGCTAGGTCTTTTGGCTTAGGTTCTTTGCCTTCTATTTCTACAGGAATTTGGCTTAGATGATATCTTTTTGCAAAATACCCCCAAGATGGATGATAGACTAGAAAATGTTTGTTTTTTGCATTTTTAAATAAAGCTTGTATTTGTAAATTTAATGCATCCATTTCTTTTAAGAAATTTTCTAAATTTTGTTCATAAAATGCTTTATTTTGTGGGTATTGTTCTATAAGTGCTAGGGTGATATTTTTAGCATGAGTTTTTGCTAAAAGCGGATCAAGCCATGTGTGAGGGTCATCTCCATGGTGATGGTGTCCTTCGTGAGCATGATCTTGCAAAGGTAAAAAATTAATACCATTTTGAGTAGAGATGATTTTGGTGTTTTTGAGATTATCTTTAAGTTTTAAAATCCAAATTTTTTCAAATTCTAAATTGGCTGTGAAGTAAATATCGCTTTTTTCAAGTTTTAAAATACCACTTGGTTTAAATTCGAAAGTATGCTCATTTGCATTAGGTGGTATGACTATATTTATATCCAAAGTATCTTTGGCAATTTGCTGTACAAAATAAGCTTGTGGGGCTATACTAACACTTACTAAATCTTTGGCGTATATACTTAAAAATGAAATCAAACACAAAAACAATACACGCATAATTTTCCTTTCCAAAAACAAAAAAATATTATACTATATTAGAAAAAATAAGGAGTGAAGATGAATTTATGGAATAAAAAAGCAAAAAGCTATGCAAGATATAGTTCTAATTTAAATGAAATTCAAAAAGCTACCTTTGCAAAACTTGGGTCTTTGCAAGGTAAAAGCGTAGTAGATATAGGCTGTGGGAGCGGTGTTTGGACTTTGCATTTAGCACAAAAAGCAAAAGATGTTTTGGGTGTAGATAGCTCTAGTGCTATGCTTGAAATTTTACAAGATGATGCCAAAACTCATGCTATATCAAATATAAAAACCATAAATTTGGATTTTGAAAATTTTTATAAAAATAATAAAGAAAAATTTGATCTAGCCTTTTTAAGTATGTCTCCTGCTTTGCAAAATGAACAAGATTTTTTAGCTTTTTTAAATTTGGCACCCAAAAGAATTTATCTTGGTTGGGCTAGTAGAAGAAAAAGTAGCTTTTTAGATCCCATATTTGAGCATTTTAATACACATTTTAAAGGTTTTTATGAAAATGACTTACAAAGCTTTTTAGATGCACAAAATATCCCTTATGAGAGTGAAATTTTTAGCGAAACTAGGGTAGTAAAAAGAGATAAAGAAAGTGCGATAGAAAATGCCTTGTGGCATTTGAGTATGAATGGCATTAATGCAACTAAGCAAGATCTAGAGTCTTTTGTAAAAGATGAGATAGAAGAGATTATAGAAGCTAAGATAAAACTTTTGATTATCGATTAAATTTCAAGGTTAAATAACCTTGAAATTTAGAGTTTTTCCGGCCATAAAAGGCACTACATCGCCGTATTTTTGTGGAACTTGCCATGTGTTTTTTTCTAAGGTGATGATTTTTTCTTTTTCAAATTTGAGATTATGAATTTTGCAAGCATTGTCACTTATGAATTTTTGTAAATTTTCTTCATTTGAATTTTTTTCAAAAAGCTCAGCCAAAACAGGTAGTATAACAGGAGCACTAAATACTCCAGCTGCACAACCACAGCATTCTTTAGTATGTAAAGGATGTGGTGCGCTATCGCTTCCAAACATAGCCTTTTCATAACCGCTAAAAGCAAGCTCACATAAAGCATCTTTGTCTTCATAGCGTTTTGCTATAGGCTTGCAAAATAAATGAGGATCCATCTTGCCACCTATTACATCATCAAGTGTTATCATTAAATGATGTAAAGTTATAGTTGCATATAAATTTTCATAATTTTTCAATAAATCACATAAAACTTTAGTGGTAATATGCTCCATTACAATTTTTAATTTTGGAAAATTTTGAGCTAATTTTTCATAGATTTTAGCAAAATTTGCTTCTCTATCCATGACAAAATCATTGGTTTCTCCATGCACAAGCAAAGGCAAATTAAGCTCACTCATAGCATTTAGTGTAGGTTTTAGTTTTTCTATATCAAAGCTTGAAATTCCATTATCTGAATTTGTAGTGATTCCAGCTGGATAAAGCTTTATAGCAAAAATTTCATCTTTTGCTTGTTCTAAAAATTTCTCATCATAGTTTTGAAAAAACAAAGTCATTAAAGGTGTAAAATCTTCATTTTTACAAGCTTTTAAAATGCGTTCTTTATAAGCTTTAAGTGCAGTTGTTTCAGTAAGTGGGGTGATTAAATTTGGCATGATAACCCCCGCTTTAAAGTCTTTTGCACTATATGGGGCTACAAGTTCAAGCATACTTTCATCGCGTAAATGTAAATGCATGTCCAAAGGGTTTTTAAGTGTCATTTTATCTCCTATTTGAGTTTATATAAGCCGTTTTTGAGCTTTTCAAGCAAGGCTTTTTCTTCTAAAAATTTAAAAGTAGAAATGATGGTAGGTTTGCTGATATTTAACTTTTTAGAAAGTTCTTCTATGTTTGCAAAGACAAAGCCAT
Proteins encoded in this region:
- a CDS encoding metal ABC transporter solute-binding protein, Zn/Mn family; translation: MRVLFLCLISFLSIYAKDLVSVSIAPQAYFVQQIAKDTLDINIVIPPNANEHTFEFKPSGILKLEKSDIYFTANLEFEKIWILKLKDNLKNTKIISTQNGINFLPLQDHAHEGHHHHGDDPHTWLDPLLAKTHAKNITLALIEQYPQNKAFYEQNLENFLKEMDALNLQIQALFKNAKNKHFLVYHPSWGYFAKRYHLSQIPVEIEGKEPKPKDLAKLAKLIQKEQIKAIFVPKGANNNTIKAMASSYNLKIIELDHLPNDYKNELLKDAKNIASVLQ
- the pyrC gene encoding dihydroorotase, whose amino-acid sequence is MTLKNPLDMHLHLRDESMLELVAPYSAKDFKAGVIMPNLITPLTETTALKAYKERILKACKNEDFTPLMTLFFQNYDEKFLEQAKDEIFAIKLYPAGITTNSDNGISSFDIEKLKPTLNAMSELNLPLLVHGETNDFVMDREANFAKIYEKLAQNFPKLKIVMEHITTKVLCDLLKNYENLYATITLHHLMITLDDVIGGKMDPHLFCKPIAKRYEDKDALCELAFSGYEKAMFGSDSAPHPLHTKECCGCAAGVFSAPVILPVLAELFEKNSNEENLQKFISDNACKIHNLKFEKEKIITLEKNTWQVPQKYGDVVPFMAGKTLNFKVI
- a CDS encoding metal ABC transporter permease translates to MLELLSNSFIQNAFLAAFLTSIACGIIGTLIMINRLSSMAGGITHGAFGGIGIAFYFGLPVLVSTSLFTLFLALLVAFLVQKYPFRSDNIVGVIWAFGMAVGIILIDLTPGYNGDLMGYLFGSILSVPTQDIVLFAVIDVIFIILALLFYRQFEILSFDKEFASLRGVKINLFHYLLIAMMAFCIVISIKVVGLILVIALLSIPAFIAESFSKKLGQMMIISTLLSISFCVIGLFVSFYYNLASGACIIASACIAFVFYLCFSAFLKKS
- a CDS encoding helix-turn-helix transcriptional regulator, coding for MDKDKLSTRLVAILQYLNNGERFSLEELAQEFNVSIRTIQRDLHDRLAFIPIKKENGKYFLESYVLGKLSFKDIQNFAILSGIGKLYPSLDKEFLNDLLNEKINKAFLVKTQNYETLDREIFEKLSAAIIANHPIKFCYKDKNRHVNPYKLINIENIWYLLADESGTLKTFTFSKITRLYIEKKENFALKEDFLKQIQKNQSNWISKENKEAILKLDKKAKEYFLRKNALAKYECVDEDENFIYIKAFYTYDDELLNLIRYWIPYIKIQKPLALKEKLFEQLNAYMHD
- the rplT gene encoding 50S ribosomal protein L20, coding for MARVKTGVVRRRRHKKVLKLARGFYSGRRKHFRKAKEQLERSLVYAYRDRRRKKRDFRRLWIVRINAACRLNDISYSKFINGLKKAGVELDRKILADLAMNDAAAFAKIADAAKKAL
- a CDS encoding DNA ligase, translated to MLLKKHFNLTTRLFASLVLFCFLPLNFLFAKDILLFKVYDEKAFKDVNLSHYLMSEKLDGVRGLWDGKTMQTRAQNLIKLPLFFTKNFPKFELDGELWIKRASFEEISSLVRQENADDKLWEKVSYNVFDVPNACEEFKLEPCTLEARLEVLKKYLAKNPNDFIKIIPQIRINDKKHLEQFYQDIISKKGEGVIIRSNNAPYEKKRSNNAFKLKPFDDAECVVLKHFEGKGKFEGKMGSLLCEANINDKKVNFKIGSGFKESDRLNPPPIGSIITFKYNGLSKNGKPKFASFLRVHENSALK
- a CDS encoding class I SAM-dependent methyltransferase → MNLWNKKAKSYARYSSNLNEIQKATFAKLGSLQGKSVVDIGCGSGVWTLHLAQKAKDVLGVDSSSAMLEILQDDAKTHAISNIKTINLDFENFYKNNKEKFDLAFLSMSPALQNEQDFLAFLNLAPKRIYLGWASRRKSSFLDPIFEHFNTHFKGFYENDLQSFLDAQNIPYESEIFSETRVVKRDKESAIENALWHLSMNGINATKQDLESFVKDEIEEIIEAKIKLLIID
- a CDS encoding metal ABC transporter ATP-binding protein is translated as MIKINIKNLNFSYNQDEVLKNINLNYESKDFLAIVGPNGGGKSTLLKLILGLLNSQKNINFENLSLKDIGYVPQNTLANPNFPVRVLEVVMMGRVDKKFFGFYTKKDQEQALIALEKVGMRNFWDKKINELSGGQRQRVYIARALASECKLLILDEPTASIDTKGSVQIFELLKKLHESGVGVIVICHDLNVSLAYANKIAYLNKELFLHENTPEKKAHLLAHLSQNHTHFCDVELSLEQCCCEGKNHA
- a CDS encoding helix-turn-helix domain-containing protein translates to MDDKVKTLCIKIFGKKRFEILEFLALHANEDGFVFANIEELSKKLNISKPTIISTFKFLEEKALLEKLKNGLYKLK
- the rpmI gene encoding 50S ribosomal protein L35 — translated: MPKMKSVKSAVKRFKVGKNKIKRGSAFRSHILTKKPAKRMRDLRTSKYVHSTNVKAVEKMLGI
- a CDS encoding VWA domain-containing protein, producing MITILEKIQKIKNPNIRSKITDFLDQLHVYIKKMKGFRLFIEEKKILSYREIIARTQKKIILKDLTEFRKYNRKNIDFILDSLENTNKSQKELRDFLLKIWNEELNKKIKKYEEKFLKHYNKQVCILMEKIEKENILGSENCEGNKAISVSKNDFFETNANNIENILENFKLEFIKDFHDKNPYYGNNTGCEKKLSIKSIIDYFEIIKNNHALKEICDLLGKSRNDDNKEGKNDSNLNNNAQKTSKESKEEIKGVILGRNLEELLAQELGLLNDEDLENLFVLKYLENRLFCFEKQGYINKMQNHKNKGAIIICVDSSGSMDGQPEIIAKGITYYMVKKALKEKSACYLINFSTKTKCEEIDLSKGMKKLFDFLCFSFNGGTDVSIALKEGVKKMQEDGFERSDLLVISDGFFGDIDNKILKQMEKQREQENKFYLLDINGCDKVKTIFDKHWKYDTSTKIITTLYDIKNTNII
- a CDS encoding BspA family leucine-rich repeat surface protein; protein product: MSYANKIQNIIQELNKGLLERDEVIKLVLLAFFSGKSIFLYGPPGTAKSMITRRSALAFGEDNHFFTYLMNRFSTPEEVFGPIDIKALKENKLKRVTKGYLPCANFAFLDEIWKSSPAILNTLLTIINEKIYKDGEDNIEVPLYGLICASNEFPAANQGLETLYDRMLIRYEVLPLEQRESFENLVQKRKQEPINLQEFISLDDLHIIQTKSQEICFSKEALEILLNIKSDIELHNQNLEDIDELIYISDRRYKSVAELLAVCAYLNDRNEILPIDLALLEHCLWSNEKDKIIIKEILQKNLSFSNDFIKIKNAILDLENKFDTVIQNKKKSLQEKQKSSDNFLPKLQSIQKNIIDLEQKIQEKQKELNIFLSDYSYKTYLSYFNKLSENIKYESMKIEQILYNINIIKNQKHKTYKYFPKNKEELIDLINNQHVNLGDINVSNITDMSNLFNNSKRKDFSGIEEWDVSNVTNMSDMFYCCANFNQSLEGWNVSNVTNMSNMFCGCVNFNQPLEEWDVSNVVYMDNMFYGCTNFNQSLEKWNMSNEASKHHMSKHKNTNKI